The following are encoded together in the Paraburkholderia sp. BL10I2N1 genome:
- a CDS encoding response regulator has protein sequence MLEVPGTFIAVSTRCPFNATGASGLATVLLVDDDPNILRPLQLMVEREGYRVVTAQDGRAAMAAMAIESPGLIVTDWMMPHIDGVELCRRLKSDPATADIPVVMLSAALPPVPKEPLWDVLLRKPAPIAHLTKVIHTLLGGAHADSPEPPSGH, from the coding sequence ATGCTGGAAGTCCCGGGTACGTTTATTGCTGTTTCAACGCGTTGTCCTTTCAACGCAACCGGGGCATCTGGATTGGCGACCGTACTGCTGGTTGATGACGATCCGAATATTCTGCGCCCGCTTCAGCTGATGGTGGAACGGGAGGGATACCGCGTGGTCACGGCGCAGGATGGGAGGGCGGCGATGGCTGCAATGGCCATTGAAAGTCCTGGGCTCATTGTGACCGACTGGATGATGCCGCACATTGACGGCGTTGAACTGTGCCGACGCCTGAAGAGCGATCCTGCAACGGCGGATATTCCAGTGGTCATGTTGTCGGCAGCGCTGCCGCCTGTTCCGAAAGAGCCGTTATGGGACGTACTTTTGCGCAAGCCCGCTCCTATAGCTCACCTGACAAAGGTGATTCACACTCTGCTGGGCGGAGCGCACGCGGATTCACCTGAGCCTCCTTCCGGGCACTGA
- the aliB gene encoding cyclohexanecarboxyl-CoA dehydrogenase, giving the protein MNPYLDEDLAALGEHARRFAQGRVAPGFLERDRTRTLDRDLMLEMGEMGFIAPELPEQYGGQGLGCLAAGVIHEEIARADLSLSYINLLASLNGQILAHHAAPAIAKPWLERLTQGKALFAIALTEPRGGSDAANLRLRMERVGDHYVLNGEKTSISAADQADAAVVFARTGTVEAGARGVSAVLVPMDLPGITRNRFDCHGQRAIGRGSLFFENVRVPVDHLLGDEGKGFVQVMRGFDFSRALIGLQVLAVAKVSLEETWEYVAQREAFGKPLSAFQGVSHPLADFETQVEAARLLCLQTLWLKDRGLPHTAEAAMCKWWGPKLAYDVVHQCLLSFGHGGYDRGPMEQRLRDVLGFQIGDGTAQIMKTIIARTRAGRDAVPA; this is encoded by the coding sequence ATGAACCCCTACCTCGATGAAGACCTCGCCGCGCTCGGCGAACACGCCCGGCGCTTTGCGCAGGGGCGCGTTGCGCCCGGTTTCCTCGAGCGTGACAGGACCCGCACGCTCGACCGCGATCTCATGCTCGAGATGGGCGAGATGGGATTCATCGCGCCGGAATTGCCCGAACAGTACGGCGGCCAGGGACTCGGTTGTCTTGCAGCAGGCGTCATCCATGAAGAGATCGCGCGCGCCGATCTGAGCCTGTCCTACATCAATCTGCTGGCTTCGCTGAATGGCCAGATTCTCGCTCACCACGCCGCCCCCGCAATTGCAAAGCCCTGGCTGGAACGGCTGACACAGGGCAAGGCGCTCTTCGCCATTGCACTGACAGAGCCGCGCGGCGGCTCGGATGCCGCCAATCTGCGCCTGCGCATGGAGCGGGTCGGGGATCACTACGTGCTCAACGGCGAGAAGACCTCTATTTCCGCAGCCGATCAGGCCGACGCAGCCGTGGTGTTCGCCCGCACCGGCACCGTTGAAGCCGGCGCGCGGGGCGTCTCTGCCGTGCTGGTGCCGATGGATCTGCCGGGGATTACCCGCAATCGTTTCGACTGTCATGGCCAGCGCGCCATCGGCCGCGGCTCGCTGTTCTTCGAGAACGTACGCGTGCCGGTCGATCACCTGCTTGGGGACGAAGGAAAGGGTTTCGTGCAGGTGATGCGGGGTTTCGATTTCTCGCGCGCGTTGATTGGCCTGCAAGTGCTGGCCGTGGCGAAAGTCAGCCTGGAGGAGACGTGGGAATACGTCGCGCAACGTGAGGCGTTCGGTAAACCGCTGTCGGCATTTCAGGGCGTGTCGCATCCACTGGCCGATTTTGAAACCCAGGTCGAAGCCGCGCGTCTCCTGTGCCTGCAGACACTCTGGCTGAAGGATCGTGGTCTGCCGCACACCGCCGAGGCGGCGATGTGCAAGTGGTGGGGCCCGAAACTGGCCTACGACGTGGTGCACCAGTGTCTGCTTTCGTTCGGCCACGGCGGCTACGACCGCGGACCAATGGAGCAGCGCCTGCGCGATGTGCTCGGCTTTCAGATCGGCGATGGGACGGCACAGATCATGAAGACGATCATCGCCCGTACGCGCGCAGGACGCGACGCGGTGCCGGCATAA
- the aliA gene encoding cyclohexanecarboxylate-CoA ligase, with protein sequence MEFDAVLIPPRRAMSIARGWWHDRTINDELDACVAACPNRIALSAVRMEDGTTTRFTYREMAAMADRIAVGLTRLGVGRNDVVSLQLPNWWQFTLTYLACSRIGAVLNPLMHIFRERELSFMLNHSRSKVMIVPKLFRGVDFEQMMTGLKTSLPDLQHVVVVDGETDGRPGANSFKALLSGPRWEREPDARAILSRHRPGPDDVTQLLYTSGTTGEPKGVMHTSNTLMSNIVPYAAAMRLNADDVVLMASPMAHQTGFMYGLMMPILLRARAVLQDVWQPEGALNLMRSEGVTFTMASTVFLTDLAATVAETGGAVPTLRTFLCAGAPIPGPLVEQARKAIGAKIVSAWGMTEMGAVTLTGLDDDDERSFATDGRPLPGVEAKVVDHGDAPLPVGSIGRLLVRSCSAFGGYLHRAHLNATDAEGWFDTGDLAHIDAHGYIRISGRSKDVIIRGGENIPVVEIEALLYRHPAIAAAAIVAYPDERLGERACAAVVLRPGEQIDLPAIVEFLKSHRVAVHYIPERLLVLDALPVTPSGKVQKFRLRDALRDSRASS encoded by the coding sequence ATGGAGTTCGACGCCGTTCTGATCCCGCCACGACGAGCGATGAGTATCGCCCGCGGATGGTGGCACGACCGCACGATCAACGACGAGCTTGACGCCTGTGTCGCCGCGTGCCCGAACAGGATCGCCCTCAGCGCGGTGCGGATGGAAGACGGCACCACGACGCGCTTCACCTACCGCGAAATGGCGGCGATGGCCGATCGCATCGCCGTGGGGCTCACGCGTCTCGGTGTCGGTCGCAACGATGTGGTGTCGTTGCAGTTGCCCAACTGGTGGCAGTTCACGCTGACGTATCTCGCCTGCTCGCGCATTGGCGCGGTGTTGAACCCGTTGATGCATATCTTCCGCGAGCGTGAGCTGTCGTTCATGCTCAACCACAGCCGCAGCAAGGTCATGATCGTGCCTAAGCTGTTTCGCGGCGTCGACTTCGAACAGATGATGACCGGCCTGAAGACCAGCTTGCCGGACCTGCAGCATGTCGTAGTGGTCGATGGTGAAACAGACGGCCGGCCCGGTGCCAACAGCTTCAAGGCGCTGCTCTCCGGTCCGCGATGGGAGCGCGAACCCGATGCGCGGGCGATCCTGAGCCGCCACCGCCCCGGCCCCGACGACGTCACGCAATTGCTCTACACCTCGGGCACGACCGGCGAGCCCAAGGGGGTGATGCATACGTCCAACACCTTGATGTCCAACATCGTTCCCTACGCCGCCGCGATGCGTCTGAACGCGGACGATGTCGTGTTGATGGCCTCGCCGATGGCGCACCAGACGGGTTTCATGTATGGCCTGATGATGCCCATCCTGCTGCGCGCCAGAGCCGTGTTGCAGGATGTATGGCAGCCGGAGGGGGCGCTCAACCTGATGCGTAGCGAAGGCGTGACCTTCACGATGGCATCGACCGTGTTCCTGACCGATCTGGCCGCCACGGTGGCGGAAACAGGTGGCGCCGTGCCCACGCTGCGCACGTTCCTGTGTGCCGGCGCGCCGATTCCCGGGCCGCTGGTCGAACAGGCGCGCAAGGCGATTGGCGCGAAGATCGTTTCGGCCTGGGGTATGACCGAAATGGGCGCAGTCACGCTGACAGGACTCGATGACGATGACGAGCGTTCCTTTGCAACAGATGGTCGTCCGTTACCTGGCGTGGAGGCGAAGGTAGTCGACCACGGCGACGCGCCGTTGCCTGTTGGTTCGATCGGCCGGCTGCTGGTGCGGTCCTGCTCCGCTTTCGGCGGCTATCTGCATCGTGCACATCTCAATGCAACCGACGCCGAAGGCTGGTTCGATACCGGAGACCTCGCGCACATCGACGCGCATGGCTATATCCGCATCAGCGGGCGCAGCAAGGACGTCATCATCCGCGGCGGGGAGAACATCCCGGTGGTCGAGATCGAGGCGCTGCTGTATCGCCATCCGGCGATTGCGGCCGCGGCGATCGTGGCCTACCCGGACGAACGCCTGGGCGAACGTGCCTGCGCTGCCGTTGTTCTGCGGCCGGGCGAGCAGATCGATCTACCGGCCATTGTCGAATTCCTGAAGTCTCACAGGGTGGCGGTGCACTACATCCCCGAACGCCTTCTGGTGCTCGACGCGCTGCCCGTCACGCCGTCCGGAAAGGTCCAGAAGTTCAGGCTGCGCGATGCGTTGCGCGACAGCCGAGCCTCGAGCTAG
- a CDS encoding enoyl-CoA hydratase, with translation MKQGAEAVEEQPVVVETVGRVGVITLNRPKQMNALNDSLMDALGEALLRFDADDGIGAIVMTGNAQAFAAGADIAAMASWSYMDVYRSDFITRNWETIRRVRKPVIAAVAGFALGGGCELALACDILIAAEDARFGLPEIKLAMLPGAGGTQRLPRAIGKAKAMDMCLSGRTMNAAEAERSGLVARVVPADALRDESIALATTIASYSLPALMAIKESVNRAWECSLTEGIGFERRQLHARFASEDAREGMNAFLDKRKPVFGHR, from the coding sequence ATGAAACAGGGAGCAGAAGCCGTGGAAGAACAACCGGTTGTCGTCGAAACCGTGGGGCGCGTCGGCGTGATCACGCTGAACCGGCCGAAGCAGATGAATGCGCTCAACGATTCGCTGATGGATGCACTGGGCGAAGCGCTGCTGCGCTTCGATGCCGACGACGGCATCGGCGCCATCGTCATGACCGGCAATGCACAGGCATTCGCAGCCGGCGCCGACATCGCAGCGATGGCGAGCTGGAGCTACATGGATGTCTATCGCAGCGATTTCATCACGCGCAACTGGGAGACCATCCGCCGCGTGCGCAAGCCGGTGATCGCCGCGGTGGCCGGCTTTGCGCTGGGTGGCGGCTGCGAACTGGCGCTGGCTTGCGACATCCTGATCGCCGCCGAAGACGCCCGCTTCGGTCTGCCCGAAATCAAGCTGGCGATGCTGCCCGGCGCAGGTGGAACGCAGCGGTTGCCGCGTGCCATCGGCAAGGCAAAGGCCATGGACATGTGTCTGAGCGGGCGCACGATGAACGCAGCCGAGGCGGAACGCAGCGGCCTCGTCGCACGCGTGGTGCCGGCCGACGCGTTGCGTGATGAAAGCATCGCGCTCGCGACGACGATTGCGAGTTATTCGTTGCCCGCGCTGATGGCGATCAAGGAGTCGGTCAACCGTGCCTGGGAATGCTCGCTGACCGAGGGCATCGGATTCGAGCGGCGGCAGCTGCATGCGCGCTTTGCGAGTGAAGACGCACGAGAAGGGATGAATGCCTTTCTCGACAAACGCAAGCCGGTGTTCGGACACCGCTGA
- a CDS encoding efflux RND transporter periplasmic adaptor subunit, producing the protein MIAVLALSLACFACRNRQDSPAATGQPPTVLVTTVTASPIPNIVELPGRIEAVRTAEVRARVDGIVERRLYQEGTDVAAGAPLFQIDSRDYRAQLQRAQAAFQRAEAVRVNSSSIVARFEPLVGRHAVSAQEYDEALAALQQAQANVSDASAEVTLAQLRLDRCTVRSPIAGRVGRAQVTEGALVSASAATLLTQVNQLSPINAVFTQSNTSMLDFEQRIQSGALKPPDMNHIEVHLILSDGQDYAEPGFLDFTDLAVDPSTGTQTVRAQFANPARTLLPGQFVRGRIAAGTVLKGIRVPERAVQIDNGAASVAIVAGDGTVVRRNVGLGEQEKGEWVIRDGLKPGERVIVDGWHKVQPGQRVNAQPAPASSPSVG; encoded by the coding sequence TTGATCGCCGTACTGGCGCTTTCGCTCGCGTGCTTCGCCTGCCGCAACAGGCAGGATTCGCCGGCAGCCACCGGCCAGCCTCCGACCGTTCTGGTCACCACCGTCACCGCATCGCCGATTCCCAACATCGTGGAGCTTCCTGGCCGCATCGAGGCGGTTCGTACGGCCGAAGTGCGGGCGCGTGTCGATGGTATCGTCGAGCGCCGGCTGTACCAGGAGGGAACGGACGTTGCAGCGGGCGCACCGTTGTTCCAGATCGATTCACGTGACTACCGCGCCCAGTTGCAACGGGCCCAGGCCGCGTTTCAGCGTGCAGAAGCCGTGCGCGTGAATTCATCCTCCATCGTCGCGCGTTTTGAACCGCTGGTCGGCCGCCATGCGGTCAGTGCCCAGGAGTATGACGAGGCGCTGGCCGCGCTCCAGCAGGCGCAGGCGAACGTGTCCGACGCAAGTGCCGAAGTGACCCTGGCGCAGTTGAGGCTCGACCGCTGCACGGTCCGATCGCCGATCGCCGGACGCGTGGGCCGGGCGCAGGTCACGGAGGGCGCCCTCGTCAGTGCCAGTGCGGCCACCCTGTTGACGCAGGTCAATCAGCTTTCGCCGATCAACGCGGTCTTCACCCAGTCGAATACCTCGATGCTCGACTTCGAACAGCGAATCCAGTCCGGCGCACTCAAGCCGCCCGACATGAACCACATCGAGGTTCACCTGATTCTGTCGGATGGGCAGGACTATGCCGAGCCGGGTTTCCTCGACTTCACCGACCTCGCTGTCGACCCTTCCACGGGCACGCAGACCGTGCGCGCCCAGTTCGCCAACCCGGCGCGCACTTTGTTGCCAGGCCAGTTCGTGCGCGGGCGTATCGCCGCGGGGACGGTCCTGAAGGGCATCCGCGTGCCCGAGCGCGCCGTGCAGATCGACAACGGCGCGGCCAGCGTGGCGATTGTCGCCGGAGATGGGACCGTGGTCCGCCGGAATGTGGGACTGGGTGAGCAGGAGAAAGGCGAGTGGGTGATTCGCGACGGCCTGAAACCAGGCGAGCGGGTCATCGTCGACGGATGGCATAAGGTCCAGCCGGGGCAGCGGGTCAATGCCCAGCCGGCGCCGGCGTCCAGTCCATCCGTGGGCTGA